A segment of the Mangrovimonas sp. YM274 genome:
TTGTGTCGGTGTATCCCAACCCTGTATCAAATGTGCTGCATTTTGAAACTAATGAATCCCTTTTGTTAATAGCCATCTATGACCTTCAGGGAAGGGTGGTAATGCAACAGGCCTTTACCCAAGGGGCGGGGGATTTTCAATGTGATGTATCCAACCTGTCAAAAGGGATGTATACCGTGCAGGTAAAGACTGCTAAAGGAGAGCGGTTTTTGAAAGTCATTAAAAATTAGTTATGGAAGATATTTGATGTAGAATTTACTATGGCTTTTGGATACAATTTTGATAATTAAACATCTTTGCGTATTTCATTTTCAATCAAGGAAATATAAAACTTTAGTGTGTTGATTAAAGATTTGAAGATCATAGGCTTGTAAATTATTGAAGTGAGATTATTTCGTTTGTTTTGTAAGATAATTGAATTATTTGTAAGTTTTTATTGTATTTTATATCATAATTGTCTTTTTTTGGTTAAAAATTTTAACCAACTTATTATGAAAAAAACATTAAAAGCAGTTTTCTTATTAGCAATTGTCACAATATTTTCATGCGATAGTGGAAGTGATGGTGATAGTAATTCAAATTCTTTCTCCGTAAAAATTGATGGAGAAAACTATAATGCAGAAGTTACTTCGGCAATTATTTACAATGGCACGCTAGCGATTCAAGCTTCAGATGAAAATTTGGATAATTTTTTCAATCTTTCAGTGCTTACCGCAGAAGAAGGTATTTATGAAATAACAGGAAATGCAGCGGATCATTTAACTACACCGGCAATGGTGTATAGACCGCAAGAGAGTAGCCAATATTTGAGTTACATCGGGAATCCTAATGTGCCAGGTAGTGGGACTTTAACTATTACAGAAATAGATACAGAAAATCAGACAGTATCGGGAACTTTTAGTTTTACAGGAACAGTCTCATACACGGGAGAGACTATGGAGTTTGAAAATGGAGTTTTCAATAATATTCCTTATTCAACAGATCTTCCTTCAGACTTTTCAGGAGGGACAGCCAATTTAGATTTGGACGGGGAAGCATATGATCCTACAAATGTGAGTGTGAATAGAAGTTCTATACTGACTACAGAATTAATCACAATAAATCTAAACAAATCAGGGAAGCCAGGCATTGGTCTGTCGTTTTCTCCAGATACTGAAGTTGGGACTTTTGACTTTAGTTCTTTTGGTGATTATAGAATCATAATGAACCATTCAAACACCTCTGTTTCTTATGTTGAAAGTGGAAGTATTACAATTTTAACCCATGATGTTGAAAACAGAAGCATGACAGGTACGTTTGAAGCTGTTTTAATTGATTCCAATAGTTATGAGCAGATAGGAGTTATAACAAATGGAGAATTTGATATAGTATATGAGGAATAATAAA
Coding sequences within it:
- a CDS encoding DUF6252 family protein yields the protein MKKTLKAVFLLAIVTIFSCDSGSDGDSNSNSFSVKIDGENYNAEVTSAIIYNGTLAIQASDENLDNFFNLSVLTAEEGIYEITGNAADHLTTPAMVYRPQESSQYLSYIGNPNVPGSGTLTITEIDTENQTVSGTFSFTGTVSYTGETMEFENGVFNNIPYSTDLPSDFSGGTANLDLDGEAYDPTNVSVNRSSILTTELITINLNKSGKPGIGLSFSPDTEVGTFDFSSFGDYRIIMNHSNTSVSYVESGSITILTHDVENRSMTGTFEAVLIDSNSYEQIGVITNGEFDIVYEE